From Thermomicrobiales bacterium:
GTTGAAGTCAACGACGGGCATCGTGTTGCGCCCGGATGCCTGGTGGGCCGCTTTCGTGGCATCGCGAGCGATGCCTGAGGTCGTTGCCGGAGTCGATCAAGCATTCGTCACTCGTGTCGTCGACGTTTCAGATGCAGAGCATGCAGTCGTGCGCGCAGCCTCGATTGTCGCCGATTGGCTGGACATTGCAGTGCCGCCGCACGCGGACCTTACGCTGTCTATTCCGAGTCAGCGAGAAGCGGCTGAGGCAAGCACAGCGATACTCAGATCAAGAAGCATCGATCGCGAGTACGCCGTGATCCATCCCGGATCTGGCGCTGCCGTGAAGCTCTGGACAGCATCGCGCTGGCGAGCCATCACGCAGTATCTTGTGCGACGCGGCATGAACGTTATCCTGACCGGTGGCGCAGACGAGCGGCTAATATGTGAGGTAATTGCCGAAGGAACCAGCGCTGTCGTCTTTGCCGGTGAGACGGACATCCCGACGCTGGCCGAGATTTTCAGAAACGCGTCGCTCGCACTCGGCACGGACAACGGGCCGATGCACCTGGCTGTCGCAGTCGGGGCACCGTCTGTTCATCTCTTTGGGCCGAGTGACCCAGCGCGGTACGGACCATGGGGCGATCCGGGCCGCCATCGGGTCGTCAGCGCGGGCTGGCAGTGTCCGCGCTGTGGAGACTTGAGCGCCCAGCGGCCAGCAGGTTGCGGTTGCATGCTGGCGATCACGGTCGATATGGTGCGGATCCGAGATCGATCGACTGCTGGATCTCCATGGCGCAGGTTGAGTTGGCTGTGGATGCCAGTCGCGCCGATAGCGCCGTGCGCACCGGCACGGAGTGGTATTCGCTTGAGCTGCTGAGAGCAATGACCGCGCTCGGCGAACGACCGCAGATGACGTTGTATCACCGAGTCGAATCGAGCTGTTGGCCGGAGATCGGCGGTGTTGAGCATCGGGTCGTGAACATGCGGCGGCTCTGGACGCACGTCGGGCTGTCGTGGCGCATGCTACGTGATCGCCCGCGCGCGCTCTTCGTGCCGTCGCACGTTATCCCACTGGTGCATCCGCGTGTGTCGGTCGTGACGATCCATGACCTCGGCTACCTGCACGAGCCGGAGACGCACACCTGGCAATCGCGCCTGATGCTTAACCTGACGACGCGCTGGAATGCACGTGTTGCAACGCGAATCATCGCTGTCTCGGCGGCCACGCGCGACGACCTTGTCCAGCATTACGGTGTCTCGCCAGCGAAGATTGCTGTTGTCCACTCGGCGATCGACCATGCGCGGTTCCGAACGCACGATCCGAGCGACCGGCTGGCCGCGGCTGGTATCCGGCAGCCATATCTCCTGTTTCTCAGCACCGTGCAACCGCGCAAGAACCTGGTGCGGCTGGTCGAGGCGTTCGAGCGTCTGGAGGATGACGAGCTGCACCTCGTTGTCGCCGGTCGATCCGGGTGGCTGAGCGATGACATTGAGCGACGATTGCAGACGAGCTCCAAACGCGAGCGCATTGATCGCATCGGGTATGTCGACGATGATCTGGTGCCGTCGCTCTACGCCGGTGCGAGCGCATTCGTTCATCCTGCGCTCAATGAAGGATTCGGGCTTGGCATTCTGGAAGCGATGGCGTGCGGCTGCCCGGTCGTGACGAGTGACCGGTCGAGCATGCCGGAGGTCGCCGGTGGCGCGGCAGTGCTTGTCGACCCGACGAGCGTTGACTCGATCGAGCAAGGTATCCGCACTGCGTTAGATCCGGTGCAGAGCGCGGATCTCGTCGAGCGCGGACTTCAGCACGCGGCGGAATTCACCTGGGAGCGCACGGCCCAGCAGACGCTGGCGGTCATCGAGGAGGCACAGCGTGTCCGACGCTGAACCGCGCATCCTGATCGTCAAGCTCGCCGACCTGGGAGATCTGCTGATCTGCGAGCCGGCCATCCGATCGTTGAGAACCGCCTACCCTTCTGCGCGCATCGACCTGCTCGTGCCGCCTTCGACCGCGCCGCTGGCGAAGCTCCTCGGGCACGATCTTCAGGTCGTGACATTCCCGAAAGCGCTCTTCGACAACGTGTCCTCTCTGGCCAGACCAGATCGCATCGCTCAGGCAGCACGCTTTGGGATTCAGCTTCGGCGCTCGAAATACGATGTGGTCGTGCTGCTGCACCACCTCACGACTGCTGCCGGAGCGATGAAGCACCGCTGGCTGGCAAAGGCGACCGGCGCTGAACGCGTCATCGGCCTCGACAATGGGCGTGGCGACTTCCTCGCGAGCCGGGTGGTGGACCTCGGATTCGGTGCTCGGCACGAGGCGACGTACATGCTTGATGTCGCTCGCGAGGCCGGGGGCGCGGCTGTCGATCCAGCGCCGCGAATCGATGCAGGGCGAATTGTGCAAGGCCCACCGCTACCGAGACCATACGTTGTCATCTACCCAGCGACAGGCCCGTATTCGTCGGCACGTAGCTGGCCGGTTGAGCGCTACGGAGCGCTCGCGGCAGCGTTGGCAGCCAAAGGTTTGACGCCGGTGATTGTCGGTTCGCGCAGCGAAGCCGAGCTCGCGGCCAGCATCAAGGAGAATGCGCCGTCGGCCATCGACCTGATGGGCCGGACGATGATTGACGAGCTTGCTGGCATCGTCGTTGCGTCTCAGGTCGTTGTTGGAGGAGATTCCTTTATCGGCCATCTGGCTGCCGCGCTCGATGTTCGGCGCGTGACAATCTTTGGGCCCTCGAACCATCATGCATGGCGTCCGTGGGGGTCGGTCGATGCCGACGAATTTGACAGTAACACCACCTCTCGTGGGGCTGTCGTGTACCATCATCTTCCCTGCCAGCCATGTTTCTACACCGGATTCCGGCTTGGCAGGCCGGACGGTTGTCCGGCTCGTACCTGTCTTGATCTCGTGCGAGTGGATGATGTTGTGCGGGCGATTGACCGAGTCTTGAAGGCAAGCTGATGTTTCGTAGCGGACGCACAATCGGACTCCTGCTGATCGCTGGTGGTTTGGCGGTTGCGATACTGGCTGGGGCGTGGCTCGCGGCCGGCGTCGCAGATGACGAGTCGGGATTGCGCCTGTCCGGCGCAGTTCTGGGCGGCACGATGTTGTTCATTGTGATCGTGCTGCCGCTCGTGGCAGCCGGGATCTATCTGTTCGTCAAGGGCCGGAGCGAAGACGCTCAGATGGCAACCGGCCAGCGCCAGCGCAAGATGCTGGGGATCGTCGAGACCGCGGGCCAGATCAGCATCGGTGATCTGGCATTGCAGCTTGGCGGGACGCGCGACTCGGTCCGTCAGGATCTGTATGACCTCGTATCAAAGGGCTTGTTTGCTGGCTACGCAGACTGGGATCGCGGAATGCTGTATACACGGGGCGCATCTGAAATGCGCGGACAGCAGACATGTCCGAACTGCGGTGGGCAACTCGAACTGGCTGGCAAGGGCATGATTCGGTGCCCGTATTGTGGTGCTGAGATCTTCCTGCCGTAAACGAGCAGGATGACGCTGACGGGAGGACGAAGATGTCCAGAGGCGGCAGGCTTGACCGAATGCTCGACCGAGTACCCGGTTACGCTGGCTACCGTGAAAAGGAACGTCGGCGCGACAGTGATCGTGCTATTCGCGACAAGATCGAGGCCGACTTCGGCCAGCAGGCCGAGCGCCTTGGTCGCCTCGCGAACCGGCTGGCTGACGAGCGGCAGCTCGAAGCTATCGGCGTCATCAATCGTCCGCTCACTGACCTACGCTCCTTCCTCGATCGTGTGCGAACGGCGACCTACGGCTATTCACCCCTCTTCGCCAACGACGAAGTGGACGAAACGGTGCTCGACCAGATTGCGGCGTTTGACAGCGCGCTGGCTGACTATGTTCCCGATGTCGAACGCGACGTGGCAGCACTGGAGGCCGCATCGCCATCTGATTCGTCGTTCAAGTCCGCAGCAGAGCAGTTGAGTACGACGATCCAGCAGGTCAGCGCACGTTTCGATACACGATCGGAGATCATCCACGCCGGCAAGCCTATCCCGGAAAAGGACATGCTGGCCGTGCTCCAGCCCGACAAGCCGGCCGCACCGCAAGCGATGCAACTGCAGACAGGCGACGCAGTCTCGCACAACGGCACGGACTACGTCGTGATTGGTCATGTCACAGCTGAGTTCGCCAACAGCAAGAGTCGCGCATTCCAGCTTCGTGGTGGCGATGACAAGCAGTGGCTTGCCGTCGTCGGTGGCGAACGCGCGGCTATGTACTGGCTCGAAGAAGGCATGCTGAATCAGGGCACGCTAGGAAAGTCGGTCACGATCGACGAGCAGACGTTCCAGTTGCAGCGTGACGAGCAAGGTAGCAGCGAGGTCGAGGGCCGACAAGGTGAAGCGGATCGACATGTCCGCTTTCTCATGTACGCGTCCGAGAACAAGGTCTTGCACATTTATGATTGGGGTGCGCAGCGATTGGTGCTTGTCGGTATAGCAATCGATCAGCGTGACGTGGAAATCTTCCAGCGTTAATACTTCGTTCTCCGGGGCACAGGGTTGAATCGTTCGTAGAGGAGGAATACGCAGATGGCTATTCTCGACCGCATGACCAGGCTTATCCGCGCAAACATCAATGATCTGCTCGATCGCTCAGAAGATCCCGAGAAGATGCTCAACGAGCTGCTGCGCGAAATGGATTCAAGCATCAACGATGCGCGCTCGCAGGTTGCCGCGACCATCGCGCAGGAGAAAGAGCTTGAGGCCGAGCTGCGTGATGCACAGCGCGAAGCCGGCGAGTGGAACCGGCGCGCCGAGCTGGCCGTTGGCGCCGGCAAGGACGACCTCGCCCGCGAGGCCCTGCGTCGCAAGCGCGACTCCGAGAGCATCGGCACTGTCTATGCGCAGCAGCTGAATTCGCAGCAGGAGATGGTCAGCAAGCTGAAGCAGCAGCTGACGATGCTGCAGGCCAAGCGCGATGAAGCCGAATCGAAGCGCAACGTGCTGATCGCTCGCCACAAGGCGACACAGGCCCAGCGCAAGATTCAAGACACGATCTCCTCGCTGCCGGGCCTTGACTCGTTCAGCGAGCTCGACCGGATGGAAAAGCGCATCCGCATGGAGGAATCCAAGACGGAGGCGATGGGCGAGCTGCAGGGCGATGATCTGGACTATCAGTTCCAGCAGCTCGACCGCGACGAAGATATCGAGAGCGAGCTTGCCGCGCTCAAGGCACGCAACTCGGGCGACGAGCCGCGCAGTCTCGGCACAGGTTCGGCGACGGACGGGTCGTCTTCGAACTAGTGGTGACCCAGCGAACCATCTGCCAACGGTAGGAGGCGATCCTCTTGGCCATTCTCGACCTGATCGAATACGCCGACGAGCGACCAAATGAGATCGTTCATCGCATCCCCGAGTACGGTTCGGGCGAGTTCCGCCTGGGATCGCAATGCGTGGTCCGCGAATCCCAGCGCGCGGTCTTTGTGCGCGACGGGAAGGCACTGGATATCCTGGCGCCTGGTCGCCACACGATCTCGACGGCGAATATCCCGCTTCTGACCGGCATTCTCGGCCTGCCGTTCGGCTCCAGGAGTCCGTTCCGCGCCGAGGTGTACTACGTGATGATGCGCGAGTTCACCGATCTCAAGTGGGGAACGCCACAGCCGGTGCTCTTTCGCGACACTGAGTTCGGCATGATCCGCATCCGTGCTCACGGTACCTACTCGATGCGGGTGAAGGATCCTCAGCTCTTCGTCAACCAGATCGTTGGCACCCAAGGCACCTACACAACCAACGACATCGAGGAGTTCCTGCGCTCGGTCATCATCAACGAGTTCAACGACATGATGGGCGAAACGTTAACGTCGCTGCTGGACGTGCAAGCGAAGACGATCGATCTGGCGACACTCGCCCTGCACAGCCTGTCGGACGACTTCGACCGACTCGGTCTGGAACTGCGCACATTCCAGATCGGTGCCATCACTCCCCCTGAGGAGGTGCAGAAGGCGATCGACCAACGCAGCTCAATGGGTGCGATCGGCAACATGCAGGCCTACACGCAGTACCAGGCAGCGCAGGCGATCGGCGGCATCGGCGGACAAGGCGGCGACGGCGGTGGCCAGGGTAGCAACCTCGCCGAAGGGGCCGGACTTGGCGCGGGCATCGGCATCGGAGCGGCGATGGCCGACGCACTGCGGCAATCGATGAGCGGCGGCCAGCAGGGCGCACAATCAGCGGCGGGGCAGAGCTTCTGCCCAAATTGCGGCAAGCCGGTTCCTGCCGGAGCGAAGTTCTGCCCTAGCTGCGGGCACGGACTCTCGACCGGCCTCACCTGCCCGAAGTGCGGGACGGACAATGAGACTGGCTCGCGCTTCTGCAAGAACTGCGGGACGGAACTGACAACGAGTTAGTGTCCTTATACCTTCGAATTTGGCCAATCAAGCCGTGCTGTTGCGCGGCCTGATTGGCCGATTTCTGCATTTGAGCCTAGAATTCATCTGTTTGCCCAGGTAACAGTTGACCTTGGCAAGCGCAGTGCCGAGCCAACGAGGGCGAGGGCTGCCCAGCACACAACGTCAGTGAAGGAAGTAAACAGGGTGGCAGATCGAAAGATCCGGGTAGCAATTATCGGCGTCGGCAATTGCGCCTCGTCGCTTGTCCAGGGCGTCCAGTACTACCAGAACGCAAATCCTGATGAGTTTGTCCCGGGCCTGATGCACGTCGACCTCGGCGGCTACCACATCAGCGACATCGAGTTCTCAGCGGCGTTCGATGTTGATGCAGCGAAGGTTGGCAAGGACCTTAGCGAGGCCATCTTTTCCGGGCCCAACAACACCTACAAATTCGCCGATGTGCCGCATCTTGGGGTGACAGTCCAGCGCGGCATGACGCACGACGGACTAGGCAAGTACCTGTCGCAGATCATCACCAAGGCACCGGGATCGACGGTCAACATTGTTGACGTCCTCAAGGAGACAAAGACCGACGTCGTCATTAACTACCTGCCGGTCGGTTCGGAGATGGCGACAAAGTGGTACGTCGAGCAGGTACTTGAAGCGGGTTGCGCATTCATCAATTGCATCCCGGTCTTCATCGCACGCGAAGAGTACTGGCAGAAGCGCTTCGAAGAGCGCGGTCTGCCGATCATCGGCGACGACATCAAGTCGCAGGTCGGCGCAACGATCACGCACCGAGTCCTGACCCGCCTGTTCGCCGATCGCGGTGTCCGCATCGACCGCACCTATCAGCTGAACTTCGGCGGCAACACCGACTTCATGAACATGCTTGAGCGCGAGCGCCTGGAGTCGAAGAAGATCTCGAAGACCAACGCCGTCACGTCGCAGATGGACTACGAGATGCCGGCCGAGAACGTGCACGTTGGACCGAGCGACTACGTGCCGTGGCTGGAAGACCGCAAGTGGTGCCACATCCGGATCGAAGGCACGACGTTCGGCGATGTGCCGCTGAACATGGAGTTGAAGCTGGAAGTCTGGGACTCGCCGAACTCAGCCGGTGTGGTCATCGACGCCGTGCGCTGCGCCAAGCTGGCGCTGGACAACAACATCGGCGGCGCACTGCTGGCTCCGTCGTCCTACTTCATGAAGTCCCCGCCGGAGCAATATCACGACGACATCGCCCACAATAAGGTCGAGGAGTTCATCGCGCAGAATCGGACCAGTGCCAACGCCAAGCAGGCGGCGGCCGCGTCCGAGGATGCCGCGGAAAGCTAGCCCTTTCTGATGTCACTGAGCCGGGCCGCAAGAGCGCTGCGCGATCGCGCACGCCGTCGGCCCGGTAAGTTTTCTCAGCGACGCTATCTGGCCACCAACCTTGCGTATGTCCTCCACGAGCACGCAGATTCCGAACCCGTGCAACGCGTCGTGCGGGACATTGATGCGCATGCAGGTCGGCTGGCCCGCCTCGCAGCAATGCCGCCGGTCGCCTCTGTGCAGGGTGAGCTGTCGGGGGTGATCGATATCTGGCTCGTGGCGTCGCTCGGTGCTGTGCCGTGGTATCGGGAGGCGCTCCAGCAGGTTTGCGGCACGAACCTGTCGCTATGCTGGATCGATGCGACGGACTCCGACACTCAGCCAGAAGCGCTTTTTCGCGGTCCGGCGATGCTAGCGTTGGACATTTCAGAACAGGCGCAGGTTGGCGTCGCAAGCGTGGTTTTGCGCCCCGGTGGGCACGATCTGCAGGTCAATGTTGAAGGAGCGTTCGTCTGGCCGACTGATCGCTACCATGCGCTGCGGGCCATGGAACGGCTGATTCAGCGCGATGTCGACCAGTGGATGCCGCTACGAGCACTGTGGACCATGCCAGCAGACGCGACGTTAGGAGACGAAATCCTCCGTGCCAGGACGCGGTAAATCACCGGCGTTCAGCAACTCGTACTGATACCCCTGACCGACGAGGAATCGCTGCCGACGTTGCGCGTACCCCTCCTCAGCCGTGCCGACGCTGACCAGTTGGTAGAACGACGCCGTCTTTCCACTTGCCGGACGCAGCAAGCGTCCAAGTCGCTGCGCTTCTTCTTGTCGAGATCCGAACGTACCCGAGATCTGAATGAGAACTCCTGCGTTCGGCAGGTCGATACCGACCGAGCCAATTCGCGAAAGACCGAGAACTGGCACATCGCCGTTTCGAAATCGCTCGTACAGGTCTGCGCGATCCTGCGCCGAGGAACTTCCGTCCAGCACCGGGAAGCCGACGGATGATCCGGCTCTGCGGAGAGATGCCACCCGCGTTCCAGCGACGATCGTCGCTTCACCACGATGGCGTTGCAGTAAGCGATGCAACGTCGCGAGGCGATAGCGCTCACGTTCTGCCGGCGTCGGCGCGTACGGAATGCGGACCTCGATGCAGCGCGCTGGCGCTATCCAGCCCTGTCGTTCAAGCTCGGACC
This genomic window contains:
- a CDS encoding glycosyltransferase family 9 protein, with translation MTGIAHRVRDAGLSAFARMTPAVEAGGDTVVVLQPDHLGDIIMAQPAVRLLRQHLPDTRIVGVVGPWSQVIARIAWPADEIVTLDYPGFTRKASTTRATAYRQMPADIQTLKALKSTTGIVLRPDAWWAAFVASRAMPEVVAGVDQAFVTRVVDVSDAEHAVVRAASIVADWLDIAVPPHADLTLSIPSQREAAEASTAILRSRSIDREYAVIHPGSGAAVKLWTASRWRAITQYLVRRGMNVILTGGADERLICEVIAEGTSAVVFAGETDIPTLAEIFRNASLALGTDNGPMHLAVAVGAPSVHLFGPSDPARYGPWGDPGRHRVVSAGWQCPRCGDLSAQRPAGCGCMLAITVDMVRIRDRSTAGSPWRRLSWLWMPVAPIAPCAPARSGIRLSC
- a CDS encoding glycosyltransferase family 4 protein, which produces MDASRADSAVRTGTEWYSLELLRAMTALGERPQMTLYHRVESSCWPEIGGVEHRVVNMRRLWTHVGLSWRMLRDRPRALFVPSHVIPLVHPRVSVVTIHDLGYLHEPETHTWQSRLMLNLTTRWNARVATRIIAVSAATRDDLVQHYGVSPAKIAVVHSAIDHARFRTHDPSDRLAAAGIRQPYLLFLSTVQPRKNLVRLVEAFERLEDDELHLVVAGRSGWLSDDIERRLQTSSKRERIDRIGYVDDDLVPSLYAGASAFVHPALNEGFGLGILEAMACGCPVVTSDRSSMPEVAGGAAVLVDPTSVDSIEQGIRTALDPVQSADLVERGLQHAAEFTWERTAQQTLAVIEEAQRVRR
- a CDS encoding glycosyltransferase family 9 protein, which gives rise to MSDAEPRILIVKLADLGDLLICEPAIRSLRTAYPSARIDLLVPPSTAPLAKLLGHDLQVVTFPKALFDNVSSLARPDRIAQAARFGIQLRRSKYDVVVLLHHLTTAAGAMKHRWLAKATGAERVIGLDNGRGDFLASRVVDLGFGARHEATYMLDVAREAGGAAVDPAPRIDAGRIVQGPPLPRPYVVIYPATGPYSSARSWPVERYGALAAALAAKGLTPVIVGSRSEAELAASIKENAPSAIDLMGRTMIDELAGIVVASQVVVGGDSFIGHLAAALDVRRVTIFGPSNHHAWRPWGSVDADEFDSNTTSRGAVVYHHLPCQPCFYTGFRLGRPDGCPARTCLDLVRVDDVVRAIDRVLKAS
- a CDS encoding DUF4178 domain-containing protein, whose product is MLDRVPGYAGYREKERRRDSDRAIRDKIEADFGQQAERLGRLANRLADERQLEAIGVINRPLTDLRSFLDRVRTATYGYSPLFANDEVDETVLDQIAAFDSALADYVPDVERDVAALEAASPSDSSFKSAAEQLSTTIQQVSARFDTRSEIIHAGKPIPEKDMLAVLQPDKPAAPQAMQLQTGDAVSHNGTDYVVIGHVTAEFANSKSRAFQLRGGDDKQWLAVVGGERAAMYWLEEGMLNQGTLGKSVTIDEQTFQLQRDEQGSSEVEGRQGEADRHVRFLMYASENKVLHIYDWGAQRLVLVGIAIDQRDVEIFQR
- a CDS encoding PspA/IM30 family protein, with translation MAILDRMTRLIRANINDLLDRSEDPEKMLNELLREMDSSINDARSQVAATIAQEKELEAELRDAQREAGEWNRRAELAVGAGKDDLAREALRRKRDSESIGTVYAQQLNSQQEMVSKLKQQLTMLQAKRDEAESKRNVLIARHKATQAQRKIQDTISSLPGLDSFSELDRMEKRIRMEESKTEAMGELQGDDLDYQFQQLDRDEDIESELAALKARNSGDEPRSLGTGSATDGSSSN
- a CDS encoding SPFH domain-containing protein — translated: MAILDLIEYADERPNEIVHRIPEYGSGEFRLGSQCVVRESQRAVFVRDGKALDILAPGRHTISTANIPLLTGILGLPFGSRSPFRAEVYYVMMREFTDLKWGTPQPVLFRDTEFGMIRIRAHGTYSMRVKDPQLFVNQIVGTQGTYTTNDIEEFLRSVIINEFNDMMGETLTSLLDVQAKTIDLATLALHSLSDDFDRLGLELRTFQIGAITPPEEVQKAIDQRSSMGAIGNMQAYTQYQAAQAIGGIGGQGGDGGGQGSNLAEGAGLGAGIGIGAAMADALRQSMSGGQQGAQSAAGQSFCPNCGKPVPAGAKFCPSCGHGLSTGLTCPKCGTDNETGSRFCKNCGTELTTS
- a CDS encoding inositol-3-phosphate synthase — translated: MADRKIRVAIIGVGNCASSLVQGVQYYQNANPDEFVPGLMHVDLGGYHISDIEFSAAFDVDAAKVGKDLSEAIFSGPNNTYKFADVPHLGVTVQRGMTHDGLGKYLSQIITKAPGSTVNIVDVLKETKTDVVINYLPVGSEMATKWYVEQVLEAGCAFINCIPVFIAREEYWQKRFEERGLPIIGDDIKSQVGATITHRVLTRLFADRGVRIDRTYQLNFGGNTDFMNMLERERLESKKISKTNAVTSQMDYEMPAENVHVGPSDYVPWLEDRKWCHIRIEGTTFGDVPLNMELKLEVWDSPNSAGVVIDAVRCAKLALDNNIGGALLAPSSYFMKSPPEQYHDDIAHNKVEEFIAQNRTSANAKQAAAASEDAAES